From one Xiphophorus hellerii strain 12219 chromosome 18, Xiphophorus_hellerii-4.1, whole genome shotgun sequence genomic stretch:
- the tbcela gene encoding tubulin folding cofactor E-like a: MEPREDREGRSFVEVINEKYSPENFPYRRGPGMGVVVVPTAGLQGSPMKDRLNLPSVLVLNCCGISKAGDQAEIAAFCAHVMELDLSHNNLQDWQEISKIASSIPNLEFLNLSSNPLAGTILEPQCAEAFSQVRRLVLNNTQISWDTVMLLTQNIPKLEELFLCLNEYSSVSASSVACPTLRLLHITDNSLHNWAEVGKFGSMFPSLDTLIMANNNLASIQDNKDILARLFPNLRRINLNNSGLNRWEDIEKLNFFPKLDEVRLQGIPLLQAYTKAERRNLMIAQLPSVSNLNGSVVTDSEREDAERFFIRHYLDCPEKELPFIYHSLVTKYGKLEPLAEIDLRPRCRAQVEVHCEEKVEQLCIRLDQTVAELKKQLTTVVQLSTNSMRLYYIDKDSAFGPEELKYNNRALHSYSIQDGDEILVVPKTK; this comes from the exons ATGGAGCCTCGAGAAGACAGGGAAGGTCGTTCCTTTGTGGAGGTTATCAATGAGAAGTACAGCCCAGAAAACTTCCCGTACCGCAGAGGGCCTGGGATGGGAGTGGTGGTGGTTCCCACTGCAGGTCTCCAGGGTTCCCCCATGAAGG ACCGTCTGAACTTGCCCAGTGTGCTGGTGCTGAACTGTTGTGGGATCAGCAAAGCAGGAGACCAGGCTGAGATCGCTGCCTTCTGTGCTCATGTCATGGAGCTGGATCTATCGCACAACAATCTTCAAGACTGGCAAGAG ATCAGTAAAATTGCATCAAGCATCCCCAATCTGGAGTTCCTCAACCTGAGCTCCAACCCGCTGGCAGGAACCATTCTTGAGCCGCAGTGTGCTGAAGCCTTTTCACAAGTGCGACGCCTGGTTCTCAACAATACTCAGATATCCTGGGATACAGTGATGCTGCTGACCCAGAACATTCCTAA ACTTGAGGAACTGTTCCTGTGCCTTAACGAGTACAGTAGTGTGAGTGCCTCCAGCGTGGCCTGCCCCACCCTGCGCCTCCTTCATATCACCGACAACAGCCTCCACAATTGGGCCGAAGTGGGCAAGTTTGGCTCCATGTTCCCCAGCCTGGACACTCTGATCATGGCCAACAACAACTTGGCCTCCATTCAGGACAACAAGGATATTCTGGCACGACTCTTTCCCAACCTGCGCAGGATCAACCTAAACAACTCAG GTCTCAACCGATGGGAAGACATTGAGAAGCTGAACTTCTTTCCAAAGTTAGATGAGGTGCGACTTCAAGGCATTCCCTTACTGCAGGCTTACACCAAGGCAGAGCGCCGCAACCTCATGATAGCACA GCTTCCCTCAGTATCCAATCTAAATGGCAGTGTTGTGACTGACAGCGAGCGAGAGGATGCAGAGAGGTTCTTCATCCGTCACTACCTAGACTGCCCTGAGAAGGAGCTACCGTTCAT ATACCATTCCCTGGTAACCAAATACGGCAAGCTGGAGCCGCTCGCTGAGATCGACCTCAGACCTCGCTGCCGGGCTCAGGTCGAAGTTCATTGCGAGGAGAAAGTAGAACAG CTGTGCATCCGTTTGGACCAAACCGTTGCTGAGCTGAAAAAGCAGCTGACGACTGTGGTCCAGCTCTCCACCAACAGTATGAGGCTTTACTACATCGACAAGGACAGCGCCTTTGGTCCAGAAGAATTGAAGTACAATAACCGAGCTCTCCACTCCTACAGCATCCAGGATGGTGATGAAATACTGGTAGTGCCCAAGACCAAGTAG